From one Lotus japonicus ecotype B-129 chromosome 3, LjGifu_v1.2 genomic stretch:
- the LOC130747490 gene encoding uncharacterized protein LOC130747490, with amino-acid sequence MAKSSFHARSNSFPSRPHPLILQCNEHLDRLRASQETSSSSLLSHKLGGLRDLHDCVENLIQLPLTQEAVLHEKNCVNELLDGSLRLLDMCTTAKDSLLHTKECTRELQSIMRRRKGGEVELRAEVKKFLASRKVVRKAISKALSNLKDTTTKDNQNVALVSLLQDMEVVTLSTFQELLQFISGTTQSKSRNWLLISKLMQTKKVACSQLADESEFAQLDEALQSCIFGQTSKFEDMNKLQNHLEKVELLIQDLEEGLEFVLRRLIKIRVALLNILNH; translated from the coding sequence ATGGCAAAATCCTCTTTCCATGCTCGCTCAAACAGCTTTCCCTCAAGGCCTCACCCTCTCATTCTACAATGCAATGAACACTTGGATAGGCTAAGAGCTTCCCAAGaaacttcttcatcttccttgcTCAGCCATAAATTAGGAGGGTTGCGCGATCTGCATGATTGTGTTGAAAACTTGATCCAACTTCCCCTCACTCAAGAAGCAGTTCTCCATGAGAAGAACTGTGTGAATGAGCTTTTGGATGGATCCTTGAGACTCTTAGACATGTGCACAACCGCGAAAGACTCTCTACTGCATACAAAAGAGTGCACACGCGAGCTTCAATCGATTATGAGAAGAAGAAAGGGTGGTGAAGTGGAGCTTAGGGCAGAGGTTAAAAAATTCTTGGCATCTAGGAAGGTGGTGAGAAAGGCTATCTCAAAAGCCTTGTCAAATTTGAAGGATACTACTACAAAAGACAATCAAAATGTAGCTTTGGTTAGCTTATTACAAGACATGGAAGTGGTGACTCTATCAACATTCCAGGAACTTCTGCAATTTATCTCAGGAACAACACAATCAAAGTCAAGGAACTGGCTTTTGATTTCCAAGCTAATGCAGACCAAGAAAGTAGCATGTTCACAATTGGCAGATGAAAGTGAATTTGCACAACTTGATGAAGCATTGCAGTCCTGCATATTTGGTCAAACAAGCAAATTTGAAGACATGAATAAGCTGCAAAATCACTTGGAGAAAGTGGAGTTGCTTATTCAGGATCTTGAAGAGGGTCTTGAGTTTGTGTTGAGGCGTTTGATTAAGATTAGAGTAGCCCTTCTTAACATCCTTAATCACTAG
- the LOC130745029 gene encoding uncharacterized protein LOC130745029: protein MEIVLGCMDLDLALRVEKPASPTESSTSEQRKDYEKWNRSNCMSLMIIRRGIPEVFSSTISEEIKGAKDFLAEIEKRFAKSDKAETSTLLQNLISMKYQGKGNIREYIMGMANIASKLKALKLELSDDLLIHLVLFSLPAQFSQFKISYNCQNEK, encoded by the coding sequence ATGGAAATTGTTCTTGGCTGCATGGATCTTGACCTTGCACTAAGGGTGGAGAAACCTGCTTCTCCTACGGAATCTAGTACCTCTGAACAGAGGAAAGATTATGAGAAGTGGAATCGCTCCAATTGCATGAGTCTTATGATCATTAGGCGCGGCATTCCTGAGGTCTTTAGCAGTACTATCTCGGAAGAGATAAAAGGTGCAAAAGATTTCCTTGCTGAAATTGAAAAGCGCTTTGCAAAAAGCGATAAGGCGGAAACAAGTACTCttcttcagaacttgatttcCATGAAATATCAGGGCAAAGGAAATATAAGGGAATACATTATGGGCATGGCAAATATTGCTTCAAAACTTAAGGCGCTTAAGCTTGAGCTGTCGGATGACTTGCTCATTCATTTAGTATTGTTTTCTCTTCCTGCACAATTCAGTCAGTTTAAGATATCCTATAACTGTCAAAATGAGAAATGA
- the LOC130747491 gene encoding uncharacterized protein LOC130747491, with amino-acid sequence MEERQIHKLNSTFSLLNSSLLLKMAASFHARSNSLPSRPHPIILQCNEHLERLRSSSETSSSSSLSHKLGALQDLHECVEKLVQLPLTQEALLHEPQEELLDGSLRLLDVCTAAKDSLLHTKECMRELQSIIRRKRGEELGITAEAKKFLTSRKVVKKAIFKALRDLKSISKKGNIKAQQSVALVILLKDVEVATLSTFESLLNFISGSSTQAKPRSWSLVSKLIHTKRIGCEQVADENEFSQVDAALQSSVLEMTNKSDSTNNLQNHLEKLELRIQDLEEGLEFLFRRLIKIRVSLLNILTN; translated from the coding sequence ATGGAAGAAAGGCAGATCCACAAGCTCAATTCTACCTTCAGTCTTCTCaactcttctcttctcttgaaAATGGCAGCCTCTTTCCATGCTCGCTCAAACAGCTTGCCCTCTAGACCACACCCAATCATTCTGCAATGCAATGAACACTTGGAAAGGTTAAGATCTTCCAGTGAaacctcttcttcatcttcattaagCCATAAACTAGGAGCCTTGCAGGATCTTCATGAATGTGTTGAAAAATTGGTCCAGCTTCCTCTCACCCAAGAAGCCCTTCTCCATGAACCTCAAGAAGAGCTTTTGGATGGATCTTTGAGACTCCTAGATGTGTGCACAGCAGCCAAAGATTCTCTATTGCATACAAAGGAATGTATGAGAgaacttcaatcaattatcaGAAGAAAAAGGGGTGAAGAATTGGGCATCACAGCAGAGGCTAAAAAGTTCTTAACTTCTAGGAAAGTGGTAAAAAAGGCCATCTTCAAAGCCTTAAGGGATTTGAAGTCTATTTCCAAAAAGGGAAACATCAAAGCCCAGCAAAGTGTGGCCTTGGTTATCCTTTTAAAAGATGTTGAAGTAGCCACTCTTTCCACATTTGAGTCATTGTTGAATTTTATCTCTggatcatcaacacaagctaaACCAAGAAGCTGGTCTTTGGTTTCCAAGTTAATCCACACCAAAAGAATAGGCTGCGAACAAGTTGCAGATGAAAATGAATTTTCACAAGTGGATGCAGCATTGCAGTCCTCTGTACTTGAAATGACCAACAAATCAGACAGCACCAATAATCTGCAAAACCACTTGGAGAAGCTAGAGTTACGCATTCAAGACCTTGAAGAAGGGCTTGAGTTTCTATTCAGACGTTTGATTAAAATCAGAGTTTCCCTTCTCAACATCCTTACAAACTAG
- the LOC130747493 gene encoding uncharacterized protein LOC130747493, which yields MAASNTKTSFHARSNSLPSRPHPIVLQCDEHLDRLRSSNETSSSSSLSHKLGALQDLHECVEKLVQLPLTQETLLHEPQESCVNDELLYGSLRLLDVCTTAKDSLLHTKECMRELQSIIRRKRGEELDLTSEAKKFLSSRKVVRKAIFKALRDLKSISKKGNLKDQQNMALVSLLKDVEVATLSTFESLLNFISGTKPSSWSLVSKLINTKRISCQQVADENEFSQLDAALQSSVLQMTNKSDSINNLQNKLEKLESCIQDLEEGLEFLFRRLIKIRVSLLNILTN from the coding sequence ATGGCAGCCTCTAACACAAAAACCTCTTTCCATGCTCGCTCAAACAGCTTGCCCTCTAGACCACACCCAATCGTTCTGCAATGCGATGAACACTTGGATAGGTTAAGATCTTCCAATGAaacctcttcttcatcttcattaagCCATAAACTAGGAGCCTTGCAGGATCTTCATGAATGTGTTGAAAAATTGGTACAGCTTCCCCTCACCCAAGAAACCCTTCTCCATGAACCTCAAGAATCATGTGTAAATGATGAACTTTTGTATGGATCCTTGCGGCTCCTAGATGTGTGCACAACAGCCAAAGATTCTCTATTGCATACAAAGGAGTGCATGAGGGAACTTCAATCAATTATTAGAAGAAAAAGAGGTGAAGAACTGGACCTCACATCAGAGGCTAAAAAGTTCTTGAGCTCTAGAAAAGTGGTGAGGAAGGCCATCTTCAAAGCCTTGAGGGATTTGAAGTCTATTTCCAAAAAGGGAAACTTGAAAGACCAACAAAATATGGCCTTGGTTAGCTTGTTAAAAGATGTTGAAGTAGCCACTCTTTCCACATTTGAGTCATTGTTGAATTTTATCTCTGGAACAAAACCAAGCAGCTGGTCTTTGGTTTCCAAGTTGATCAACACCAAAAGAATAAGCTGCCAACAAGTAGCAGATGAAAATGAATTTTCACAATTGGATGCAGCATTGCAGTCCTCTGTGCTTCAAATGACAAACAAATCAGACAGCATCAATAATCTGCAAAACAAGTTGGAGAAGTTGGAGTCATGCATTCAAGACCTTGAAGAAGGGCTTGAGTTTCTGTTCAGGCGTTTGATTAAAATCAGAGTTTCCCTTCTCAACATCCTTACTAACTAG
- the LOC130747492 gene encoding uncharacterized protein LOC130747492 yields MAIIKTNTKSSLHHRSNSFPSTSHPLVSQCEEHLRRLKGSEATTSLSSCSVNEKLNGMQDLHDFIDELLQLPIEQQALAQECNEKKVDDLLEGSLRLLDIISTAQDCLLQSKESMQELQSIIRRRGNEMRFAVEGGKYLALRKKMKKQMRKALENLKAMKDELKASSSNKDNSSSPMFGFLKEAEAVTLSSLECVLLFISEAKGLSRNRRWSAISNFMLPKIAVCDTQESNTNEFEKLDVSLQSLISHKASSTENFQRDVENLEMCIQDLEIGVENLSRKLIRNRVSLLNIFNH; encoded by the coding sequence atggcaaTCATCAAAACAAACACAAAGAGCTCTCTGCATCATCGCAGCAACAGTTTTCCCTCTACATCTCACCCACTTGTTTCACAATGTGAGGAGCATTTGAGAAGATTGAAGGGTTCTGAAGCCACCACTTCATTATCTTCATGTTCAGTAAACGAAAAACTTAATGGCATGCAGGATTTGCATGACTTTATTGATGAGTTGCTTCAATTGCCTATTGAACAACAAGCCTTAGCACAAGAGTGCAATGAAAAAAAGGTTGATGACCTACTAGAAGGGTCTCTTAGGCTCTTGGATATCATTAGTACAGCTCAAGATTGCCTTCTGCAATCAAAGGAAAGTATGCAAGAATTACAGTCGATCATCCGAAGGAGAGGCAATGAAATGCGATTCGCAGTTGAGGGTGGAAAATACTTGgcattgaggaagaagatgaagaagcaaaTGCGGAAGGCCTTGGAAAATTTGAAAGCAATGAAAGACGAGTTAAAAGCTTCTTCCTCAAACAAAGACAACTCCTCTTCACCCATGTTTGGCTTCTTAAAAGAAGCAGAAGCAGTCACCCTGAGTTCACTAGAATGTGTGTTGCTGTTTATCTCTGAAGCAAAAGGACTCTCAAGGAACAGAAGATGGTCAGCAATATCAAATTTTATGCTGCCTAAAATAGCAGTTTGTGACACTCAAGAATCAAACAcaaatgaatttgaaaaattGGATGTATCTTTGCAGTCTCTCATCAGTCACAAGGCTTCCTCTACTGAGAATTTTCAAAGGGATGTGGAGAATTTGGAGATGTGCATTCAGGATTTAGAAATAGGAGTTGAGAACCTATCAAGAAAATTGATTAGAAACAGAGTTTCCCTTCTTAACATCTTCAACCACTGA